The Paracoccus sp. SCSIO 75233 nucleotide sequence CCTGCACCACCACGACCGAAATCCCCAGCCCGATTGCCGTGGAAATCTTCTTGGAGACGGCCAGAAACGTGCACATCCCAAGGAAGAAGGCGAGCGCCATATTCTCGACGAATATGGCCTTTACGGCGAGTGAAAGCAGCCCGTCCATCAATGCGCCTCGACCGTCTGAATGCGGAATTCACGTTCTTCGACCTGCTCCGGTTTCCAGGTCCGGAATGCCCAGATCAGCAGGCCGATCACGAAGAACGCAGATGGCGGCAGCAACAGCAGCCCGTTCGGCACATACCAGCCGCCGTTATTCACCGTTTCCAGAATGGTGATCCCGAACAGGCTGCCAGAGCCGAAAAGCTCGCGGATGAAGCCGACCAGCATCAGGATCAGCCCGTAGCCCAGCCCGTTGCCGACCCCGTCAAGGAAGGAGGCGACAGGCGGGTTCTTCATCGCGAACGCCTCTGCCCGGCCCATGACGATACAGTTGGTGATGATCAGCCCGACGAACACGGAAAGCGTTTTTGAGATCTCGAACGCATAGGCTTTCAGCACCTGATCGACCACGATCACAAGGCTGGCGATGATGACCATCTGCACAATGATGCGGATGGAGCTGGGGATCTGGTTGCGCAGGATCGAGATGAACATTGACGAGAATGCCGTCACGAAGGTCACGGCAATCGCCATCACCATCGCCACCTTCAGCGACGATGTCACCGCAAGCGCCGAACAGATGCCCAGCACCTGAAGCGTGATCGGGTTGTTGTCGACCAGCGGATCGACCAGCAATTCCTTGCGTGTCTGGCTGCTCATTCGATGTCTCCCGCTTTCAGTCGTTCAAGGAAGGGGGCATAGCCCTGCTCGCCCATCCAGAACCTTACCAGATTATCCACGCCGCGCGAGGTCAGCGTCGCGCCGGACAATGCGTCCACGAAATACTCGCCCCCCGCTGCTGGCGGGGTTTTCGCCACGGTGATCTGCAATTCGCCGTTCTCGTCATAGAGCTTCTTTTCGTTCCAGAGCGCGCGCCAGCGGGGGTTGTCCACCTCCGCCCCCAGACCCGGGGTTTCGGCGTGGTCATAGAATTGCAGGCCGAAAATCGTGTTCGCGTCCTCTTCAACCGCGATATAGCCGTAAAGCGTCGACCAAAGCCCATAGCCGTAGATCGGCAAAATGACCTTGTCCAAAGCTCCGGCATCGTCGCGCAGCAGGTAAACGGTCACATAATCAGACTGCCGCCCTATTCCGGCCGGGTCGTCCTCTAGCTCCCGCGACAATTCGGGATCATCCGCCGCAGCGCGGTCGTCGAAGCTTTGCGGGTCGAACTGGTCGGTGAACTGGCCCGTCGCCAGCTCCAGCACATGCGGTTCGAACGCGTCGAAGGCGGCGCCGATATCGGTGCCTTCTTCATAGGCACCGGCGACCTGAAGGATGTTGACCTGCTTGTCGCGAAGCTGGTTCTCGGCCTGTTTCGGGCGCAGCGCCACAGCCGCCGCCGACACGATCATCGAGGCCAAAAGGCACAGCGAGACCGCGACGATCAGGGTCTTTGCCACTGAATCGTTCGGCATGGCGAGGAAGCGCTGAATCGGGCCTTGCGGTTCGGAGTTCTGCTCAGACATGACGCTTTGCCCTCCGGCGGATATTGGCCTGCACGACGAAATAATCGATCAGCGGCGCGAAGACATTGCCGAACAGGATCGCCAGCATCATCCCTTCCGGGAAGGCCGGGTTCACGACGCGGATCATCACCACCATGAAGCCGATCAGCGCGCCGTAGATATAGCGGCCCAGATTGGTGTGGCTGGCCGACACCGGCTCCGTCACCATGAAGACCAGCCCGAAGGCGTAGCCGCCGACGACAAGATGCCAGTACCACGGCATTGCGAACATCGGGTTCGTATCCGATCCGATCAGGTTCAAGAGCGAGGAAAACGCGATCATCCCGCCCAGACAGCCGACCACAAGCCGCCAGTTTGCGATCTTGGTCACCAGCAGGAAGGCCAGCCCGATAAAGGCGGCAATCGTCGATGTCTCGCCGAGACTGCCCTGAATGGTGCCGATAAAGGCGTCCATCCAGGTCACGCCATTCGCAACCAGTTGCTGATAGCCCTCGGACGCCGACACGGCGAGCGCCGTGGCGCCTGAGAACCCGTCGACCGGTGTCCAGATCGTGTCGCCCGACATATAGGCCGGATAGGCGAAATACAGGAATGCGCGGCCCACAAGTGCCGGGTTCAGGAAGTTCTTGCCGGTGCCGCCGAAGACCTCTTTGCCGATGACCACACTGAAGGAAATGCCAAGCGCCACCTGCCACAGCGGCACGGCGGGCGGCAGGATCAGCGTGTAGAGCATCGAGGTGACGAGGAAACCTTCGTTGACCTCATGCTTGCGGACCGTGGCGAAGATGACCTCCCAGATGCCGCCAACCACCAGCGTGGTGATGTAGATCGGCAGGAAATAGGTCAGCCCGTGCATCATGTTGGCAAACGGGTTCGCCGGGTTAAACCCGATGCCAAGCGCCTCCATCAGCCCCGCACGCCAG carries:
- a CDS encoding Na(+)-translocating NADH-quinone reductase subunit C yields the protein MSEQNSEPQGPIQRFLAMPNDSVAKTLIVAVSLCLLASMIVSAAAVALRPKQAENQLRDKQVNILQVAGAYEEGTDIGAAFDAFEPHVLELATGQFTDQFDPQSFDDRAAADDPELSRELEDDPAGIGRQSDYVTVYLLRDDAGALDKVILPIYGYGLWSTLYGYIAVEEDANTIFGLQFYDHAETPGLGAEVDNPRWRALWNEKKLYDENGELQITVAKTPPAAGGEYFVDALSGATLTSRGVDNLVRFWMGEQGYAPFLERLKAGDIE
- a CDS encoding NADH:ubiquinone reductase (Na(+)-transporting) subunit D; this translates as MSSQTRKELLVDPLVDNNPITLQVLGICSALAVTSSLKVAMVMAIAVTFVTAFSSMFISILRNQIPSSIRIIVQMVIIASLVIVVDQVLKAYAFEISKTLSVFVGLIITNCIVMGRAEAFAMKNPPVASFLDGVGNGLGYGLILMLVGFIRELFGSGSLFGITILETVNNGGWYVPNGLLLLPPSAFFVIGLLIWAFRTWKPEQVEEREFRIQTVEAH
- a CDS encoding NADH:ubiquinone reductase (Na(+)-transporting) subunit B, which translates into the protein MGLRNFFDRIEPHFLKGGKWEKFFPVYEMVESFVCTPKTVTTAAPHARSYIDMKRIMTYVVIATIPCILFGLYNTGLQVNTAIQTLGPSGWRAGLMEALGIGFNPANPFANMMHGLTYFLPIYITTLVVGGIWEVIFATVRKHEVNEGFLVTSMLYTLILPPAVPLWQVALGISFSVVIGKEVFGGTGKNFLNPALVGRAFLYFAYPAYMSGDTIWTPVDGFSGATALAVSASEGYQQLVANGVTWMDAFIGTIQGSLGETSTIAAFIGLAFLLVTKIANWRLVVGCLGGMIAFSSLLNLIGSDTNPMFAMPWYWHLVVGGYAFGLVFMVTEPVSASHTNLGRYIYGALIGFMVVMIRVVNPAFPEGMMLAILFGNVFAPLIDYFVVQANIRRRAKRHV